In Lacibacter sp. H375, one DNA window encodes the following:
- a CDS encoding CHRD domain-containing protein: MSEKSNQFLSEQSERQTSSLEQISDDAIVFTQVVQLEGSQEVPAANTETKGIAILRVSKSKKLYSKIIIQKLAEGDALRFAHIHMGAAGVNGPVRIGLADNASQFGVNRTIQLTDAQFTLLTEGACYVNAHSNFFPGGIVRGQIR; this comes from the coding sequence ATGTCAGAAAAGTCAAATCAGTTTCTTTCTGAACAGTCCGAACGTCAGACATCTTCATTAGAACAGATCAGCGACGATGCAATCGTGTTTACTCAGGTAGTACAACTGGAAGGAAGCCAGGAAGTGCCTGCGGCAAATACAGAAACAAAAGGCATTGCCATTTTACGGGTGTCGAAAAGCAAGAAACTTTACTCCAAAATTATCATCCAGAAACTTGCTGAAGGTGATGCCCTGCGCTTTGCACATATACACATGGGGGCAGCAGGTGTAAACGGTCCGGTTCGTATTGGTTTAGCTGATAATGCATCGCAGTTTGGAGTTAATAGAACCATACAGCTTACGGATGCTCAATTCACATTACTTACAGAAGGGGCATGCTATGTGAATGCACATTCAAACTTTTTCCCTGGTGGAATAGTACGTGGGCAAATTCGTTAA
- a CDS encoding proline iminopeptidase-family hydrolase: MRSIILASFILVLFSCQEKSTAPTVADYFSYGDTGIQSAGIKMIPIKTPVGEFKVWTKRFGNNPRIKILLLHGGPAMTHEYMECFESFFPKEGFEFYEYDQLGSYYSDQPKDSSLWTTERFVEEVEQVRQSIGADSSNFYVLGNSWGGILAMEYALRYQQHLKGLLVANMMASAPEYGKYAQEVLAKQMDSSVLAEIRAIEAKKDFSNPRYMELLLPNFYKQHLCRLEEWPDGFNRTMKHVNGEIYTMMQGPSEFGVGGRLANWDIKARLKEIKVPTLMIGAKHDTMDPAAMEEQSKLVQKGRYLYCPNGSHLAMWDDQQVFMTGVIDFIKDVDEGRF, encoded by the coding sequence ATGCGTTCAATTATTCTTGCTTCTTTTATTCTCGTATTATTTTCCTGCCAGGAAAAATCAACTGCTCCAACGGTTGCTGATTATTTCAGTTACGGCGATACCGGCATACAATCCGCAGGCATAAAAATGATCCCCATTAAAACACCTGTTGGTGAATTCAAAGTATGGACCAAGCGATTTGGTAACAATCCACGCATCAAAATATTATTACTGCATGGTGGTCCGGCAATGACGCATGAATACATGGAATGTTTTGAAAGTTTTTTTCCAAAGGAAGGATTTGAGTTTTATGAATACGATCAACTGGGTTCATATTATAGTGATCAACCTAAAGACAGCAGCCTCTGGACAACTGAACGATTTGTTGAAGAAGTTGAGCAAGTGCGTCAGTCGATTGGAGCAGACAGCAGTAACTTTTATGTGCTTGGCAATTCTTGGGGCGGCATCCTTGCTATGGAATATGCACTCAGGTATCAACAACATTTAAAGGGATTGCTGGTGGCAAATATGATGGCCAGCGCTCCGGAATATGGAAAGTATGCGCAGGAAGTATTGGCAAAACAAATGGATTCTTCTGTACTTGCAGAGATAAGAGCCATTGAAGCAAAAAAAGATTTTTCCAATCCACGTTACATGGAATTGTTACTGCCGAATTTTTACAAACAACATTTGTGCAGATTAGAAGAATGGCCGGATGGATTTAACCGTACCATGAAACATGTGAACGGTGAAATTTACACGATGATGCAGGGGCCTAGTGAGTTTGGCGTAGGCGGCCGCTTGGCAAACTGGGATATTAAAGCAAGATTAAAAGAAATAAAAGTACCCACGCTCATGATCGGTGCAAAGCATGATACTATGGATCCCGCTGCAATGGAAGAACAAAGTAAACTGGTGCAGAAAGGTCGCTATCTATACTGTCCTAACGGAAGTCATTTGGCCATGTGGGACGATCAGCAGGTGTTCATGACTGGGGTGATCGATTTTATTAAGGATGTGGATGAAGGAAGATTTTAA
- a CDS encoding sulfite exporter TauE/SafE family protein produces MQTKKMDTTIIIAVLIIGLAAGILGGMVGVGGGLIVVPALVFFLGFSQHTAQGTSLGLLVLPVALLGMINYYKAGHVDFKVVGLLALGFVVGSYFGSKWSLSLPQETVKKVFAILLFYTAFKMIGWEKAVVNWIKSF; encoded by the coding sequence ATGCAAACAAAAAAAATGGATACAACAATTATTATCGCCGTACTCATTATTGGGTTGGCAGCCGGTATACTGGGTGGCATGGTAGGCGTTGGTGGAGGTTTGATTGTCGTGCCTGCATTGGTATTCTTTCTTGGTTTTAGTCAACACACTGCGCAAGGCACATCGCTGGGTTTATTGGTATTACCTGTAGCTTTATTAGGTATGATCAACTATTACAAAGCGGGCCATGTTGATTTTAAAGTAGTGGGATTACTGGCGCTTGGTTTTGTAGTGGGCAGTTACTTCGGAAGCAAATGGAGTTTGAGTTTGCCTCAGGAAACTGTGAAAAAAGTATTTGCTATTCTCTTATTTTATACTGCGTTTAAAATGATTGGTTGGGAGAAAGCAGTTGTGAATTGGATAAAGAGTTTTTAA
- a CDS encoding carbonic anhydrase family protein, protein MLRLTLSVAVFTGLLSSATSCDQSSSTKTAEAELPKPLIEKVLSAEEQKALTPETVLKSLKDGNYRYAHQDLTARNHSAMVRDASQGQYPKAVILSCLDSRVPVEDVFDKGIGDLFVGRVAGNFVNEDLLGSMEYGCKVAGAKLILVLGHESCGAIKAAIENVQMGNITSMLSKIKPAVERCADYAGKKTSKDPLFVEYVAKKNVLNAIEMIKQQSPLLKEMADKGEIKIVGAYYNLHTGEVVFL, encoded by the coding sequence ATGCTTCGCCTAACTCTATCTGTTGCTGTATTTACAGGCCTGCTTTCAAGTGCAACTTCCTGCGATCAATCAAGTTCAACAAAAACAGCAGAAGCAGAATTACCAAAACCATTAATTGAAAAAGTGCTCTCGGCCGAAGAACAAAAGGCATTAACACCTGAAACGGTATTGAAAAGTTTGAAGGATGGCAATTACCGTTATGCACATCAGGATCTTACAGCACGCAACCATTCTGCGATGGTTCGTGATGCTTCGCAAGGGCAATATCCAAAGGCAGTTATTCTTTCTTGTTTAGATAGCCGTGTGCCGGTAGAAGATGTGTTTGATAAAGGAATCGGCGATCTGTTTGTTGGCCGTGTGGCTGGTAATTTTGTAAATGAAGACCTGCTGGGCAGTATGGAATATGGTTGCAAAGTAGCTGGGGCCAAACTCATATTGGTATTGGGCCATGAATCCTGTGGTGCTATTAAAGCGGCCATTGAAAATGTACAGATGGGTAATATTACCTCGATGCTTTCAAAAATAAAACCGGCTGTGGAACGCTGTGCCGATTACGCAGGAAAGAAAACATCAAAAGATCCGCTTTTTGTTGAATACGTTGCCAAAAAAAATGTGTTGAATGCAATTGAAATGATAAAACAGCAAAGCCCACTATTAAAAGAGATGGCTGATAAAGGCGAAATAAAAATTGTCGGCGCCTATTACAATTTACATACAGGAGAAGTCGTATTTCTCTAA
- the recF gene encoding DNA replication/repair protein RecF (All proteins in this family for which functions are known are DNA-binding proteins that assist the filamentation of RecA onto DNA for the initiation of recombination or recombinational repair.), producing the protein MFLRSVSITQFKNYTHQRFAFDEMIVAVTGANGIGKTNLLDAIHYLCFTKSYFSGNDGANVQHGLQGFRIEGQMKEGTDETVINIVLRETGKKEITCNAVPYEKFSQHIGKYPCVVIAPDDVELIIGGSEERRLFLDSMLSQLDATYLQQLIVYNKIIQQRNSFLKNCAQTQTRNDALLEVLDEQLLNAGNYIHTTRKNFLPGFNEQVLQFYQTIAGKAEPVKVSYESKLLEQSFESLLQQSREKDHLLQRSTTGIHKDDLLFSLNDEGFKQTASQGQRKSLLFSLKLAEAEVLKQQKGFAPILLLDDVFEKLDAVRMHNLLDYVCTKFGGQVFLTDPHPDRIVSAFEALGKKVQLIELT; encoded by the coding sequence ATGTTCCTGCGGTCAGTCAGTATTACACAGTTCAAAAATTATACCCATCAGCGTTTTGCGTTTGATGAAATGATCGTGGCTGTAACCGGAGCAAACGGGATCGGCAAAACAAATCTCCTCGATGCTATTCATTATCTCTGTTTTACGAAAAGCTACTTCTCCGGTAATGATGGCGCAAACGTGCAGCATGGCCTGCAAGGTTTCAGGATCGAAGGGCAGATGAAGGAAGGAACAGACGAAACGGTCATCAATATTGTGTTGCGTGAAACCGGGAAAAAGGAGATCACTTGCAATGCAGTACCCTACGAAAAGTTTTCTCAGCATATCGGCAAATATCCCTGTGTGGTAATTGCGCCCGATGATGTGGAGCTGATCATTGGCGGTAGTGAAGAACGGCGTTTGTTTTTAGATTCAATGCTTTCGCAGTTAGATGCAACCTATTTGCAGCAGCTGATCGTTTATAATAAAATCATTCAGCAGCGAAATAGCTTTTTAAAGAACTGTGCACAAACGCAAACAAGAAATGATGCGTTGCTTGAAGTGCTGGATGAACAATTACTCAATGCCGGAAATTATATTCACACTACACGGAAAAACTTTTTACCGGGCTTTAATGAGCAGGTGTTACAGTTTTATCAAACCATTGCAGGTAAAGCAGAGCCCGTAAAAGTGAGTTATGAAAGTAAACTGCTAGAACAATCATTTGAAAGTTTGTTGCAGCAATCGAGAGAAAAAGATCACCTGTTGCAACGAAGCACCACCGGTATTCATAAAGACGATCTGCTGTTTTCATTGAATGATGAAGGGTTTAAACAAACAGCATCACAAGGACAACGGAAAAGTTTACTCTTCAGTTTAAAGCTTGCAGAAGCTGAAGTATTAAAACAACAGAAAGGTTTTGCTCCAATCCTTTTGTTAGATGATGTATTTGAAAAACTAGATGCAGTGCGCATGCACAATTTATTAGACTATGTATGCACAAAATTTGGCGGGCAGGTATTTCTAACGGACCCTCACCCCGATCGGATTGTCAGTGCGTTTGAAGCACTGGGTAAGAAGGTGCAGCTGATTGAATTGACATAA
- a CDS encoding cupin domain-containing protein, producing MDIGLSFNANELINMLQLEPHPEGGYYSRTYASDEQIAVASLPTRFDGDRLISTAIYFLLEGKDYSAFHRIKSDELWHFYAGGGLHIYVIHPDGRGEVLLLGNDLASGYRFQQTVKAGCWFASKPARENSFSLVGCTVAPGFDFADFEMAKEIELLKLFPQQREWIKQFCR from the coding sequence ATGGATATAGGTTTAAGCTTTAACGCTAACGAATTGATCAATATGTTGCAACTTGAACCGCATCCGGAAGGCGGTTATTACAGTCGCACTTATGCCAGCGATGAACAAATTGCAGTTGCAAGTTTGCCAACAAGGTTTGATGGTGATCGTTTGATCTCCACAGCTATTTATTTTTTATTGGAAGGAAAAGATTATTCAGCATTTCATCGCATTAAGAGCGATGAGCTTTGGCATTTTTATGCTGGTGGTGGCTTGCATATTTATGTCATTCATCCCGATGGAAGAGGAGAAGTGCTATTGCTTGGGAATGACCTTGCAAGTGGTTATCGTTTTCAGCAAACAGTAAAAGCGGGTTGTTGGTTTGCTTCGAAACCTGCAAGAGAAAACAGTTTTTCATTGGTTGGATGCACCGTTGCTCCGGGTTTTGATTTTGCCGATTTTGAAATGGCGAAAGAGATTGAATTGTTGAAGCTATTTCCTCAACAACGTGAATGGATTAAACAGTTTTGCAGATAA
- a CDS encoding inorganic diphosphatase, whose translation MITVLHPWHGAHYGPKAPERVNALIEISQGSRSKYEIDKDTGLLRLDRVIFSSFIYPVNYGFIPQTLGQDGDPLDILVICSQSIQPLCLVEATVIGNMQMIDQGERDDKIIAVASNDPTVKHIKDIDELPEHFFHELKHYFEEYKVLENKVVEIDNFQNKAEAFQIIEEAIGFYKDKYRDKL comes from the coding sequence ATGATCACAGTCCTTCATCCCTGGCATGGCGCCCATTATGGCCCTAAAGCCCCAGAACGTGTAAACGCACTCATTGAAATTTCACAAGGCAGTCGCAGTAAATATGAAATTGATAAAGACACTGGTTTGCTCCGTCTCGACCGGGTAATATTCTCTTCGTTTATCTACCCCGTCAACTACGGATTTATTCCTCAAACACTCGGACAGGATGGCGATCCGCTTGATATTCTGGTGATCTGTTCACAATCTATTCAACCCCTGTGCCTTGTTGAAGCAACGGTGATCGGTAATATGCAAATGATCGACCAGGGCGAACGTGATGATAAAATTATTGCAGTTGCCAGTAACGATCCTACTGTTAAACACATTAAGGATATTGATGAATTGCCTGAACATTTCTTTCACGAGCTGAAACACTATTTTGAAGAGTATAAAGTACTTGAGAATAAAGTGGTGGAGATCGATAATTTTCAGAATAAAGCTGAAGCCTTTCAGATCATAGAAGAGGCAATCGGATTTTACAAAGACAAATACCGTGACAAACTTTAA
- the nudK gene encoding GDP-mannose pyrophosphatase NudK, with product MNSNINILQTDILSNNWYTLKKVTYEYRKKDGSIQVQQREAYDRGNGAAILLYNLPQRTVILTEQFRLPTYINGNETGMLIEVCAGLLDKDNPEDCIRRETEEETGYKVTEIKKVYEAYMSPGSVTEILYLFIAAYEPQMKIAEGGGVEHEQENIEVLELPFEKAMQMIETGEIKDAKTIMLLQYMQLKNIL from the coding sequence ATGAACAGCAATATCAACATTCTGCAAACAGATATTCTTTCCAACAACTGGTACACCTTAAAGAAAGTTACTTACGAGTACCGCAAAAAAGATGGCAGCATACAGGTGCAGCAACGTGAAGCGTATGACCGTGGTAATGGAGCTGCAATATTGTTATACAATTTGCCACAAAGAACTGTGATACTTACAGAACAATTCCGTTTGCCTACATACATCAACGGTAATGAAACAGGTATGCTCATTGAAGTATGTGCAGGTTTGTTAGACAAAGACAATCCTGAAGATTGCATACGCCGTGAAACAGAAGAAGAAACAGGTTACAAAGTAACAGAGATAAAAAAAGTATATGAAGCGTATATGTCGCCGGGATCAGTTACAGAAATCCTTTATCTATTTATTGCAGCCTATGAACCACAAATGAAAATTGCTGAAGGAGGAGGCGTTGAACACGAGCAGGAAAATATTGAAGTATTAGAACTACCGTTTGAAAAAGCCATGCAAATGATTGAAACAGGTGAAATAAAAGATGCCAAGACAATCATGTTGCTGCAGTACATGCAGTTGAAGAATATTTTATGA
- a CDS encoding pyridoxamine 5'-phosphate oxidase family protein produces MGDHFLEHDLHVIEASLWKLLLESVRSFKAPFHTGVVATVHEQQPEVRTVVMRHADAGQKKLFFHTDIRSPKVQQLQLQPQMSWLFYDKDIRMQLRFAATAFVHTSDAVANEAWDQARLASRLTYTTSSASGTVLPAPELINLNQTEVEPELTAIARKNFCVVETGIHQMDWILLHHTGNRRALFNYLTNEFQWI; encoded by the coding sequence ATGGGCGATCATTTTTTAGAACACGATCTGCATGTAATTGAAGCCAGCTTATGGAAACTGTTATTGGAATCGGTAAGGTCCTTCAAGGCTCCATTTCATACAGGTGTAGTAGCTACCGTTCATGAGCAACAACCGGAAGTACGCACAGTTGTCATGCGTCATGCAGATGCCGGGCAAAAGAAATTATTTTTTCATACTGATATACGCTCGCCTAAAGTGCAACAATTGCAATTGCAACCGCAGATGAGTTGGTTGTTCTATGATAAGGATATTCGAATGCAGCTTCGCTTTGCTGCTACAGCTTTTGTTCATACAAGTGATGCAGTGGCGAATGAAGCATGGGATCAGGCGAGGCTGGCCAGCAGGTTAACTTATACAACTTCATCAGCGTCAGGTACAGTTCTTCCTGCACCAGAATTGATTAACCTCAATCAAACGGAAGTGGAACCTGAATTGACAGCGATTGCCCGCAAAAATTTCTGTGTAGTGGAGACAGGCATTCATCAAATGGATTGGATCTTGCTTCACCATACAGGCAACCGACGAGCTTTGTTTAACTATCTCACAAACGAATTTCAATGGATATAG
- a CDS encoding ABC transporter permease, with protein MGTYFLRKLFYGLLVLMGVVTVVFWMFQGFGDPARLVMGQTGDSATIANIKKELYLDQPKWKQFVLYVNDVSPIAIHSKEEIEKKQLKGLFIGGEKKFAAKWPYLRRSYQTKKQVGEILMEALPGTIMLALAAMLLATVVGVFLGVIAAVKKDTWMDTSAVFSSIIGISAPSFFMGILIAYFFGFVFSKYSGLNMTGSWFDIDVQTGEHYYTLQNLILPALTLGIRPLAIITQLTRSSMLDVLNQDYVRTAYAKGLSRRTVIWKHALRNALNPVITAVTGWFAELLAGAFFVEYIFGWKGIGKVTVDALEKLDYPVVMGSVLLSAFIFVLINVLADLLYGMVDPRVRVS; from the coding sequence TTGGGAACTTATTTTCTTCGAAAACTTTTTTATGGCTTGCTCGTATTGATGGGCGTGGTTACTGTTGTGTTCTGGATGTTCCAAGGCTTTGGTGATCCTGCACGGTTGGTAATGGGGCAAACCGGCGACAGTGCAACCATTGCCAACATCAAAAAAGAATTATATCTCGATCAACCCAAATGGAAACAGTTTGTTTTGTATGTAAATGATGTGTCGCCGATTGCTATCCATAGCAAAGAAGAGATTGAAAAGAAGCAATTGAAAGGTTTGTTCATAGGCGGAGAAAAGAAGTTTGCAGCTAAGTGGCCCTACCTCCGGAGAAGTTATCAAACAAAAAAACAAGTTGGTGAGATATTAATGGAAGCTTTGCCCGGCACCATCATGCTGGCATTAGCAGCAATGTTATTGGCAACGGTGGTAGGTGTTTTTCTTGGCGTGATCGCTGCTGTAAAAAAAGACACCTGGATGGATACATCGGCTGTGTTCAGCAGTATCATCGGTATCTCTGCACCATCATTCTTCATGGGTATTCTGATCGCTTATTTCTTTGGCTTTGTGTTTAGCAAGTATTCCGGCCTGAACATGACCGGTAGTTGGTTTGATATTGATGTGCAAACAGGGGAGCATTACTATACACTACAAAATTTAATCTTACCTGCATTAACGTTGGGTATCCGCCCACTGGCCATTATTACACAACTTACACGAAGCTCCATGCTTGATGTGTTAAACCAGGATTATGTACGCACAGCTTATGCAAAGGGCTTGAGTCGACGAACTGTGATCTGGAAGCATGCTTTACGCAACGCATTGAATCCTGTTATTACTGCTGTTACAGGTTGGTTTGCCGAACTGTTGGCAGGCGCTTTCTTTGTTGAATATATTTTCGGGTGGAAGGGTATTGGTAAAGTAACAGTAGATGCGTTAGAAAAACTTGATTACCCAGTTGTAATGGGAAGTGTACTGCTGAGCGCTTTTATTTTTGTTTTGATCAACGTTCTTGCTGATCTGTTGTATGGTATGGTTGATCCGAGAGTAAGAGTGAGTTAA
- a CDS encoding DUF721 domain-containing protein, giving the protein MRNLQIITSDLPFYYFLLPIEYCLLRIANSINYLRNMAEMSIQEAMEQFLKQSKLKQRVRALEIKDVWAELMGNTIAKYTDDIKLINQQLIITTTVAPLKQELLYQKEKIRNRINELFNEHAVKEVIIK; this is encoded by the coding sequence ATGCGCAATTTGCAAATCATAACTTCAGACTTACCATTTTACTATTTCTTATTGCCTATTGAATATTGCTTATTGCGCATTGCCAATTCCATTAACTATCTTCGCAACATGGCTGAAATGAGCATACAGGAAGCAATGGAACAGTTTCTCAAGCAAAGCAAACTCAAACAACGGGTGCGTGCTCTGGAAATTAAAGATGTTTGGGCTGAACTAATGGGCAACACCATTGCTAAATACACGGATGATATTAAACTCATTAATCAGCAGCTTATCATCACTACAACAGTAGCTCCCCTTAAACAGGAATTATTATATCAGAAAGAAAAAATCCGCAACCGCATTAACGAACTGTTTAATGAACATGCGGTGAAAGAAGTGATTATTAAGTGA
- a CDS encoding C40 family peptidase has protein sequence MNNALCIVPVAPVRKEPQQESEITSQLLFGEAVELLASHGEWVELICLYDGYTGYCLRNQLTEVNEAIALQDQVALVNTWSGIILVNDVPMHVPFGSALPGLHNGEAIWGDHKIKSSSKLVMEGAYVFDEESIRQVAFLYLNSAYLWGGRSVFGIDCSGFVQGLMRFFGKKLPRNSANQAMVGEDLGFLQEARCGDLAYFDDEEGKIIHVGLLLNDHEIVHAAGKVRIDNIDGAGILHSETGERTHRLRMIKRV, from the coding sequence ATGAATAACGCCCTTTGTATTGTTCCGGTTGCACCTGTCCGTAAGGAGCCGCAACAAGAGTCTGAGATCACCTCTCAATTATTATTTGGGGAAGCGGTAGAATTATTGGCCTCTCATGGCGAGTGGGTTGAACTGATATGTCTTTATGATGGCTACACCGGTTATTGTTTACGCAACCAGCTTACAGAAGTAAATGAAGCTATTGCATTGCAAGACCAGGTAGCATTGGTGAATACATGGAGCGGTATCATATTGGTAAATGATGTACCCATGCACGTGCCATTTGGCAGCGCACTTCCCGGGCTACATAATGGTGAAGCCATTTGGGGCGATCATAAAATCAAAAGCAGTAGTAAGTTAGTAATGGAAGGAGCTTATGTGTTTGATGAAGAAAGCATCAGGCAGGTAGCATTTTTATATTTAAACTCAGCTTATCTTTGGGGAGGACGTTCGGTATTCGGTATCGACTGTAGTGGTTTTGTGCAAGGGCTCATGCGTTTCTTTGGAAAGAAATTACCACGCAACTCGGCCAACCAGGCAATGGTGGGAGAGGATCTTGGATTTTTGCAGGAAGCACGTTGTGGTGATCTTGCTTATTTTGATGATGAAGAAGGAAAGATCATTCATGTTGGGTTATTGTTGAACGATCATGAAATTGTACATGCCGCAGGTAAAGTACGTATCGATAATATTGATGGTGCAGGAATTCTTCACAGCGAAACGGGTGAACGAACGCATCGGTTGAGGATGATCAAACGGGTTTAA
- a CDS encoding RNA polymerase sigma factor: MNTTYSTIPDQELLNRFYHDGDNKWLGQLLQRYTVLLFGVCMKYLKNEEEAKDAVQQVFEKSIKELGKYKVDYFKSWIYMVAKNHCLMQLRDKGKLPKELSEQMMATPAEDVNHTEHLQKDELLERLTIAVTELIPEQRTCIELFYLQKKSYTDIASTTGYSLMQVKSYIQNGKRNLKMILLKQQNNGR; the protein is encoded by the coding sequence GTGAATACAACCTACTCCACCATACCCGACCAGGAATTACTCAACCGCTTTTACCACGATGGCGATAATAAATGGCTTGGCCAATTACTGCAACGTTATACGGTTTTGTTGTTTGGTGTATGCATGAAATATTTGAAAAACGAAGAAGAAGCGAAGGATGCCGTGCAACAGGTGTTTGAAAAATCCATTAAAGAATTGGGCAAATACAAAGTGGATTATTTCAAAAGCTGGATCTACATGGTGGCCAAGAATCATTGCCTGATGCAGCTGCGTGATAAAGGCAAACTGCCCAAAGAATTAAGTGAACAGATGATGGCTACACCTGCCGAGGATGTGAACCACACCGAGCATTTACAAAAAGACGAATTACTGGAGCGGCTAACCATTGCCGTAACTGAACTGATACCTGAACAACGCACCTGTATTGAACTGTTTTACCTGCAGAAAAAAAGCTATACGGATATTGCTTCCACTACCGGTTACAGCTTAATGCAGGTGAAAAGCTATATTCAGAATGGAAAACGTAACTTGAAAATGATTTTACTGAAACAACAGAATAATGGCCGATAA